The Arachis ipaensis cultivar K30076 chromosome B03, Araip1.1, whole genome shotgun sequence region CTTACCGCATTGGGCTTGTCAAACCTACGGTATAGTGAGGCTGGAAGCTCTCGGAATATCATCATTGTTGGGTtatcattgtttttctctctttCCATACCTGCCTACTTTCAACAATATGGTCTCTCTCCAAACTCCAACATGTCAGTGCCGAATTATTTCCAGCCTTATGTTGTGGCTTCTCATGGACCTATACAGAGCAAGAATGGAGGGGTATGTCTTTCTCATGTTTTAACGAACCTTATGCTTGCATTCTTGGTGTCAAATTTTGTGAAAAAGATATTCAGAAGTGTCATTGTCTATTTCATCTGTTGGGGTTACTGCAGTAGATAAAATTGTTTCACTGCCTAAATATCTGAATTATTTGGTGAATGGAAGTAaactaaaataattttcaataggGAATAGTTATTTGCAGTTTTCTGTTATTTGGTTTTGACTGTATATTCCGCATCATTGACATTCTCCTGCCTGCTCTTATTTAATTAGTAATTGCGGCATaatcatcttttcttttttccttttttttttatttttattttactggtACTGCATTACATCTTGTTAATGTGCGTGTATatgtttaatattttaatatgtgGGTTCATGTGACTTGTGAATTCAAGATGCGGTGAAagctactatatatatatatatatatatatatatatatagctttaGTTTTGCAATGGGCCTGTTCGTTTTGCACTTGAATGCTTTCTCTAAACTACTATGCTCCAGTTATTCAGGGTCAAGTTCCTAAAATAACACGATATTGGTTCATTTTGCAGCTGAACTATGTCTTGAACACGTTGTTTTCACTACACATGGTGATAGCGTTTCTTGTTGCTTTTATCCTGGACAACACTGTTCCTGGCAGTAAGCAGGAACGTGGGGTATATGTTTGGTCTGAGGCCGAGGTTGCTAGAAGGGAACCTGCTGTTGCGAGCGACTACGAGTTGCCCTTGAGAGTTGGTCGGATTTTCAGATGGGTGAAGTGGGTTGGCCTCTGAAGAACGATGATTTCATGGGCTGAGATTTTCAGTCTTTCAAATGGCTCAACTGAGTCTAAGATTCACATGGTTCTGTTGGGCTAGTGATGGATATTAGTATAGGTCATGTTACAAAAATCAATTTGTGTACATTGGAGATCTCCAGAGGGATCTATCCGTGTTGTAATTTATTAGATTAATCATTGTATCTagttttgattcatcaaaatctcCAGCTGGGtaacttttttgttttgttcttgAAGCGGACTATAACAAATCATTTTGAATGTATATATACACATTTTTTTTTTTGCCGGTTTCATCCagcttcattgtaattcctacaGGAAGCAAGGTTAATATTATTGTTGGGTTATCGTCTCTAGTGGAATCTGGTATATTTGAGGTTCATTCATGGAGCATCGAATGCTGTCTTATTGGTTGAAAAGTCACTAAAATCATCTGTTCTATCTCTTATTTATTGTTCGAAGAATGTGATAGAGGAAAATGTTGACCACACATTCATATCATAAGCGTTCACTTTACTATTCTCATATTTTGGTGTAGTTTCAAATGTTCAAATACTGATAATAATACTGCTCCAGtttttaaggtagcgtttgttttgaaatACTGAGACAGAGATTGAGATTTAATATCaagtttgttggtttagagactgagAAACTGAGATTTAATATCAAGTTTGTTAGTTTAGAGActgatattaaaatttttgtctctgttatcaaaattttagtatttcagtacctccaaaaagtggggatataagggactaaaatttttagaaatggagactgaaactttgaTAACATTTTATACTCaaaataccttcatttcaattaattaattttaattttattctttgtacaaattaaattagaattttatttttgtttcaatttctgtctctcactttgcaccaaacagaatattgaaatttatttcaatctctatctcttagtctctgtctctcaatttCAGTCTTTCTGCCTCTGTCTCTTCACTAAACGCTACCCAAGTGATACAGGTGACATCACACTAATCACCAAGATTTCATGTCATCAATAAGCACCCACAAGCCACGTGAAATCCCTTCATTTGTAGAAGAGCCATGTGTGTTTTTATGCTATCAATTCCTAGGAGAGTTTTACACAACTATGATTGAAAGCCTGGAATATTTCACCAAAACATTTTGctttttctttccccttttttTCCTAGCAAAAGAGGAAACATCCAAGCTTGAAAGCAAATATAAACTTCCCATTATAAGTCAATATAAAAtactttaaaaaattaacaacGAAGGGGACCTATTAGTAGTAACAAGGgatagaaaagagagaagaggggGGTAGGTGTGAGATTGACCAAACCACCTTCACACGCACACACCATACCCTCAAAATTTGTCACGCACCAATATTTAAACCCTCAACTCCGCATCCATTCTTTTCTCAGCTTGAAGTTCCGTTCTCCCAGAGAGAACTCCAAGCTAGAGCTACCTTATTCATAAGATTATCACCTACGTTAGATTTCCCATTTCACCCCTACTCTTTCTTAATTACCAAATTGGAACAAAAATGCACACTCTCTCACCGCCGTATTCTAACGCACTCAGCTACCTCCACCGGGGGAGTGAGCCCACATTTCGGGTAGTTCCAACCCGAATAACGGTTAAATGCGGTTACGGGTTCGAACCAGCAAGCTTCTCGCAGGGAGTCGGGTCGACCCGAACGGACTGGCAGAGCGCATGCGCCATCCTATCCAGCAAGGTCGACTCTCAGAACGAGGACTCAAACCCCACAGCGGCAGGAGAGAACATAGCCGCCGTGAACGGCCACAAATCCGCCGGAACAGACCTGAACCTAGTCCACGTCAGCGGCGAAAAAACGCTTCCTCCAAAGCCGCTCACGATCTCCGACCTATCGCCAGCACCGATGCACGGCTCGCAGCTGCGCGTGGCATACCAGGGAGTCCCCGGTGCGTACTCCGAGGCTGCCGCTGGCAAAGCCTACCCTAACGGAGAAGCCATACCTTGCTATCAGTTCGAGGTTGCTTTCCAAGCCGTTGAGCTCTGGATCGCCGATCGCGCCGTTTTACCCGTCGAAAACTCCCTCGGCGGCTCGATCCACCGGAACTACGACCTCCTCCTCCGCCATCGCCTCCACATCGTGGGCGAGGTCCAGCTCCCCGTTCACCACTGCCTCCTTGCCCTTCCTGGCGTCCGATCGGAGTACCTGACGCGCGTGATCTCTCACCCTCAGGCCCTCGCACAGTGCGAGCATACTCTCACCAAGCTCGGCCTCAACGTGGCTCGCGAAGCCGTAGACGACACCGCCGGCGCCGCGGAGTTCGTGGCCACCAACAACCTCCGAGACACGGCGGCAATCGCTAGCGCACGCGCGGCAGAGCTGTACGGTCTTCAGATCCTGGCGGATGGGATCCAAGATGACCCGAATAACGTGACCCGGTTCGTGATGTTGGCCcgagaaccaatcattcctcgCACGGACCGGCCTTTTAAGACGAGTATCGTGTTCGCGCACGATAAAGGGACCTCCGTGCTCTTTAAGGTGCTCTCGGCGTTTGCGTTTAGGAACATCAGTTTGACTAAGATCGAGTCAAGGCCGCATCGTAACCGTCCGATCCGGATTGTTGACGATGACAAGAATGAAGGGACAGCAAAGCACTTTGAGTACATGTTTTATGTTGATTTCGAGGCATCCATGGCTGAGGTCAGAGCACAGAATGCCCTGGCTGAGGTTCAAGAATTCACCTCCTTTCTGAGGGTTTTGGGTAGTTATCCCATGGATATGACACCGTGGAGCCCTTCTGCTTCTCCTTCCTCTAGGGAGAGTAGAATTTAGCAAtttctctattattttttttttcataaaacgTAATTGAACACATAATTGTGCCATATGATTATATATTTGATCATTGTCAAAATTGTGCAGATAATCCTTTAATATTTTGGTTCGATTCGATTTTACAgtatatatttttgaattatatTTGACTTTTGTGTTTCTTTGTTTGAGCAAACAATCTTAGAACTTGGGATCTGAATTTCTTAGTAGAGCTTTTAAAAAGTGGGTTGTTGAAGGATTTAGGAGAGAGTCATTGTAGATTTTCGTCAAATAATAGGTGTTAGGTGAGGTTGTGCCCTCCTTAtatgattttgatgaaaaaatgCACTTGTCAACTAAGACGACCTACATTTTAGGTGGTTGATTATGTTTGGGATGATACTCAATATTTTATGTTTGGACATTATTGAAGAACCAAATGTAAGTCTAACCGAGTTGttctaatataattaaaattaattataattagcattatttcaaattttattgTTAAAATTGGTTGGActtgatttataaaaaaaatagatacgtaatattactaatattatatatacataaactaaCGTAAAAGTTTTATGTTTAGGTTAGGGACAGTAtttgtttgaaatttttgaaGGCTTAATTAATTGCTAATATATTTTCTTTTGGTAGAGAAGAATTATTCACTAATATCTAAGCCAACATGAAACCTCATATAGTATTGCTTTGGCTGCCTCATTTGAAATTAGACACTTATTTTAAAGAATAACGTAGCACACCATAAACAGGTAGTGACTTTTTTATAAACTGTTGTTTCACATGTTGATATGCCATTTTTTTTCCATTTCCACATGATACATGTTATAGTTGTTAGTACATGGTAGGTCCTCTGAAGATACAGCTAGATTATATATGTTGTTTACATTCATTCAATTTATCAAATCCTACCCCACCACgaacaaattcaaattaaaatcacattgaaataagaaaatgaaaatgaaaatgaaaagaaCGTATCATAAATCTTTTGTCTTTTGTTACAATAATATTAATTGTTTAGAAAGCCATAACATCAAACACTACCCTCtagtttcatttaattttcaagTCAATTCATTCTTGActcttgtgtgtgtgtgtgtacacTCTAGACTAAGCTAGCTTCTGTATTCTAAGCACAGACTACTCTCTTCTCAGTTATTATTGTTACTGTTGTTGTGGTAGCTAGGCTTTCAGGTTGTAGAGCCAGTTATTATTATAACTATTATTGATTATTAATCACATTGATTTGGTGCATGAAGATAACTGGTATAAAGTTGTCCCACTCAAGTTAATTAGTACGGTAAATTAAAAGACATGTGGGGTAGCGTGGCATTAGCCATTAGCTAGCACTGGCCACTGAGGCACTCAACTTGCACACATGAAAGCAACTTGTATGTTGTGAGTATAATTATCCCATATAGTTTATTATTATGGAACGTCATTAAGTCTGTGTTTGTTTGTAGAGACATGACAGAACATACACTGAAACAGAGACAATACACTGAAACGGAGACAATAGGACGGAGacactaaaaaatattttttgtgtattgtgtttggatacgatggacaagacactaatgtaatgtctagtTTGGATACatataaaaaagattaaaatattatatgaaatgactaaaatagtcctatgattctaaattttttacattaatacaaattaatttaataaaaaatgagagtACGTAGAAATACAGACagaacttaaaaaaatatttgaagaggcaaaaaattttaataaaaaatatattagtatttatattaaaataaattttataaatataattattttattttaaaatttattattaatatgtaggaatacatatggttaagattaacaaaaaaataaatttgagtttgattaataaaaaaatttgtttaagttaataagccaaattaattttaaataaaaaattaatttttaaaaaaaatccatttttacatGAAAAAACAATTAGTTTTTGcatataaaaatctatttttatttaaaaaaaactatttttttttatctaaaaactgatttttctttataaatatttttattacaaatcaaataatataatataaggttaaaa contains the following coding sequences:
- the LOC107629304 gene encoding arogenate dehydratase/prephenate dehydratase 6, chloroplastic; translation: MHTLSPPYSNALSYLHRGSEPTFRVVPTRITVKCGYGFEPASFSQGVGSTRTDWQSACAILSSKVDSQNEDSNPTAAGENIAAVNGHKSAGTDLNLVHVSGEKTLPPKPLTISDLSPAPMHGSQLRVAYQGVPGAYSEAAAGKAYPNGEAIPCYQFEVAFQAVELWIADRAVLPVENSLGGSIHRNYDLLLRHRLHIVGEVQLPVHHCLLALPGVRSEYLTRVISHPQALAQCEHTLTKLGLNVAREAVDDTAGAAEFVATNNLRDTAAIASARAAELYGLQILADGIQDDPNNVTRFVMLAREPIIPRTDRPFKTSIVFAHDKGTSVLFKVLSAFAFRNISLTKIESRPHRNRPIRIVDDDKNEGTAKHFEYMFYVDFEASMAEVRAQNALAEVQEFTSFLRVLGSYPMDMTPWSPSASPSSRESRI